The Candidatus Saccharibacteria bacterium oral taxon 955 DNA segment CAGATACCGACAGTCTTGTGTTGCCAGAGGGTTGGCGGGCGTCTAAGAATACAATTTTGATCCCTCGGACACTAATCCTTGATCTCGATAATGACGAGTCAGCACTTCTCGGAGCCATGACAAAAAAGACCAGACAGTATATCCGCAAATCAGAGCGCGAGGGCTTAGTAGTGCGACAGGTGAAGCGACATGATGACATAAGGGCGTGTCTTGATATCTACCATCAAACTGCTGAGCGTGCAAAATTTCCTCTCCACGACGACCAGTACTATTATGATGTCCATGAAAAACTCGGTGAATCGTCGGTTATTTTTGCCACCTACGAAGGCGATAAACCGACTGCCTTCGTCTGGCTTGTTGTCAGCGCAACGACTTCATTTGAGCTATATGGCGGTATGAATGAGCGCGGACAGCAATTGCGAGCTAATTACATGCTTAAATGGCATTCTATCCGTACCTGTAAAGAGTGGGGGATTAGTCGATATGATATGAATGGACTACTTAATGATGGTGTCAGTACGTTCAAGCAGGGTTTTGCTAGTCATGAAGATATGTTGGTTGGTACCTATGACTACCCGCTATCATCGTTATATGCATTATGGGCTAGGGGATTACCTCTGGCAAAAAAGATTATTCGTCAAGCCAAACGGCTTGTTAGGGGCTAGAGTTTAACTGCACCTTCGCGGTAGACGATGACCCGATTATTTTCATCAAAGCCGATGATTGTTGAAGGGGGACGATCGCCGAGGTCGCCAGCGTCAACATAAAAATCCACTTTTTTGCCAAAGTACGCTATAGCTTCTTTAATCGTGTGAGATGTTGGCGCATGGGGTGTATTTGCGCTGGTTGTCATCAGGGGTCCAGTTTGGGCTAAGAGGGCGAGGATAACTGGATCTCTTGGGATGCGAGCTGCCATGTGGGTTTGTGATACTTTTAGATAATCAGGTAGTAAATCTGTTGTCATTTCTACACTAATAGCATTTGGCCAGTACTTGCTAGCATGGGTGAGCGTGTCGCTAGGGAAACCGAGCCTGCTTAACTGTTGAATGGAAGCGGCGATAGTAGTGCCAGGTTGTCGTTTCCGAGTTTTTAGAGAGTAGAGTTTTTTGATTGCTGTCTTGCTAGTGGCCGCACCGACTAGTCCATAGATTGTATCAGTTGGAATAACTCCGATCTGGCCATTTTTTATCATTTCGGCTAGTCGAGGATCAGTGAGTGATTTCAGGTGGATTGGTTTACTCATTTTTTGACCAGGCAGTTTTTGTCATAGAAATACTCGGGATTACCTCGAGGGCGTAGGGGTTGGTAGGCGGATGAGCGATAGCGTGGTAATAGCCTAGGGCGGCAATCATCACCGCATTATCAGTGCAGAGGCTGATCGGTGCGTACTCAATATCAATCGGTAGGCGCTCCTTTAGCACCTCGCGTAGTTTTCTTGACGCGGCGACGCCACCAGCGATTACTACTGAGGCTGGCCGGTAGTTTTCAAATGCTTTAACTGTCTTGTCGACGAGAGTGTCAACTGCTACGCGCTGGAAACTTGCGGAGACATTATCGCGTGTAGCCTCGTCTAAGAGCGCTGGAAGCTTGTGAGATGGAAATGTGTGGTCTTTACCGCATTCTGCCTGAACGGCCCTTAAAACGGCCGTCTTGAGGCCTGAGAAGGAAAAATTATACGGATGATCTAGACGAGCTTTGGGAAACTGATATGCATTTGGGTTACCTAGCGGTGCGGTACGGTCAATTGATACGCCGCCAGGGTAGGGGAGTCCGATGATTTTTGCAACTTTATCAAAAGCTTCGCCGACGGCATCATCTTGAGTCTGTCCGAGAAGTTCATAGTCGCCATGGCTGCGGAACAACACGAGCTGAGTGTGTCCACCTGATACGATTAGAGCAAGCATAGGAAAAGCTGGTTGCTTAGACGGTAGTTCTAGGGGTTTTAACGAGACTAGCTTCTCTGGGCGACCATCTTCAGTGATAAAGTTTGCATAGACATGAGCCTCGACGTGATGGACTGGATAGAGAGGCTTGTTGTGTAGGATTGCTAGCGTACGGGCTGCAAGTGTGCCAACCAGGAGCGAGCCGATTAGACCGGGAGCGTAGGTGACGGCAATTGCATCAATGTCATCCCACGTACAGTTTGCATCTGTAATTGCTTGGTTGATGACGGGATTAATGGCTTCAATGTGACTACGAGCTGCAATCTCCGGGACAACGCCACCATAGTGTTTGTGGATATCAATTTGCGATACTACGACATTAGACAGTAAACGGCGACCGTCCTCAACGACCGAGGCGGCAGTTTCGTCGCAGCTAGACTCGATTCCCAAAACTTTCATGCATAGCAGATTATACCATATTTTTCATACTTTTTAAGGGATAAAGAGTGTTAAAATGGGTATATGAAGCAAACATTGGTGAGGGGAGTGAGAAAAGCGCTACCAAAAAGTACGGTTTCGTCGCTCGAGAATCGATATCGCCTCCTAAGGGCAAAGGCACTATCGACTCGTTATGGCCACCCGGCACGTAACTTGCGCGTTATCGCCGTTACAGGTACGAATGGCAAGACGACGACTGTTAACTATCTAAATGAGATACTAAAGGAAGCTGGGTATAAAACTGCAATGTTTAGCACGGCAACGATTGAAGTGGCCGGTAGGGCGAAGCGTAATGATCTAAATGCGACAGTTGCCTCAACAGCGCGAATGCAACAGTTTTTCCGAACTGCAAAACAAGAGAAGGTTGACTTCGTTGTTATGGAGTTTCCTTCTCATGCGATTCATCAACACAAGCTTTACGGTGTACCAGTCGAGATGGCGATTATGACCAATCTGACACAGGATCATCTTGACTATCATGGAACGATGGAAGAGTACGCGGAGGTCAAGGGTAGGTTATTTGCGTGTCAACCAAAGTATATTGTCTTAAACCGTGACGATGCATGGTTTGATTATTTTGATAAGTTTGTCGCTGGTGGCCAAAAGATTACCTATGGCAAATTACCTGATAGCGAGGCGCATATCGACAAGGTTAAGTTGTACCGAAAGGGAACAGAGGTGACGGTGACAATTGATCATCAGACACGTCTTGAACTTGCTACAAACTTACCGGGCGAGTTTAATGCCTACAACATGACGGCCGCGGTGGCTGCAGCCTATCTTTTGGGTGTCAAATTAAACGATATTGTAGAGGGGGTAGCCAATCTAGAGGCGGTACCGGGTCGGTTTGAGCGTGTCGTCGAGGGTCTGCCGTATGACGTTATTGTTGATTACGCGCATACCCCAGATGGCCTAGAGAAATTACTCCAAGCAGCCCGAGCGATTACAAAAAACCGAGTCATTCTAGTTTTTGGTGCTTGTGGTGATCGTGACAAGGCTAAGAGACCGGTCATGGGCGGGATTGCCGCTTGTCTGGCGGATCGAATCTTCCTGACTGACGAAGAGAGCTACAACGAAGACCCAAAGGCAATTCGTGAGATGATCTACAAAGGAATCGAAGATGCTAGAGGTGGAGCGATGAAAACTACCGAGGTAGCGGATCGTCGTGAGGCGATTGAAAAAGCTCTCAGTATTGCCACTAAGGGAGATACAGTTCTAATCACTGGTATGGGTCATGAAGTCTACCGGATCATCAACGGAGACAAAAAGCCGTGGAATGACTCAGATGTTGTTCGCGAAATCCTAAATGATAAGCATTAGCTAGCGGTTGTGGACCAGTATGATTAGGTGCTGGTAGCATATAGCCCCAGAGAGACTAGAACCACTGTTGCCTTTTGAGTCGCCAAGACAGGCTGAGAGCGAGTCGTAGTCCAAATTTTTGCCAACGCTTATAAACGGTTGGATTAACTACAAGATCATAACAGCCGACATAGTCAGTGACGTGCTTGTTGAAACTTGTCTTAAACCGGCCGATGCCATATAGCGGATTTGAGTCATCTCTGATAGCGCTTGAGTGCGGTGCGCCACATAGGTCGTAACTCTCTACTCCATGGGCTTTCATCCACTTGATCACCTCCCACTGTAAGAGATGGCTTGCCCCGTAGGTCACTTTTTCGCGCAAACTTGCACCGTCTTTATATAGTCCTTTTTTGCCGAGGAACATACAAAATGCTGATGCAACCACCTTACCGTCAAACCTGGCAAAAAACAGACTGCCGTGGTCGTTTTTAGCAAATTTTTGCCAAAATGTACGATAATACTGATAATCACGAAGCGAGGCTTCAAACCGACCAATCGCAGTGCTGCGAAGCATGTCAAACATGATTTGCATATTTTCCTCGGTAAGTGGGACAGCTTCGGTAACGATACCGTCCCTTTCGGCGCGCTTGAGAGCGTGGCGTCCTTTTTGATTAAAATTTGCAAGGATTGTATCTAGGTCGGGTGAAAGATCTATTATCACCGTCGAGTTATTTGGTTGTACTGGAGCCGTTCGCACTAGTCCGGCAGCTCGAAAAGCGGCGTGCGTATCGTCGGTTTCGAGGATCTCTGGCTCGAGCTTTATGGCGAACACACCCTGTTCATTTGCAAATTGCTTTAGTTCTGGTAGTAGAGACAGTAGTTCTTCTGTACAAGTAACTCCAGGGCCTTTTGGAAAATACCAATAAATACCGTGGCCAAAAACAGATTTTTCGAGGACGGTTGCGGTGATATTATCAATTACCAGGTATCGTGGAATCCAGCCGCTGAGATGTTTTGTCTCAGCTAGAGCAGTGGACTGAAAGACATTGCCTCCGTCGGGGTTGCTGGTAAGGAGCTCGTCCCAGCGCGCGATCTCGTCTGGGTTCGCAAATCGGATACTCATAGCCCTATTGTAGCAAACTAATCGATGTGAATGTCATCTATAGTGTCGCCGTGTTTAGCAGCAAGCACCTCAAGTTCGCCAGGGTATTGTAGACAAATCTGATTGATGAGAGCATCTTCCATAGGACCGTATTTACTGCTCAACCTTTTCGGATCTAGGCGTGCCGCATTGTTTGGATAGTCAACCTCTTCTATACATTGATTCCAAAGTTTGCCAGGAATTGCACGCCCCTTGTCATCAACTGTCTTACTACGATTAGCCTTGACATCAACGGGTAAGTCGAACTCATGTCCGTATAGGCTGACTGTGAGTAGATAGTCTGTGCCAGCTGCGTCTAGTTTGCGACGAACCTCTGGGTTGTCGGTGAGATGATAGTGGATCTCGACGCCTTCGTACTTGCCGATTATTTCTTCGGCTGAAAGCTCACCACGCATGCCGCGAGCAGCGCCGAGCACATGCTTGAATACTCGTGCTCCATCCTGTGGCTTTTCGCCATTTAGAGTTTTCATTATTTTGTAAGAGGCCGCGAGTTGTCCAGCCACAAAGTCAAGCGGAGTTTTGGGGTTTAGGTCTAGACGCTCCTTGAGTATCTCATTATAGCTAAGTACCTTTTGACGGCTATAATTTATCTGATCTTTTGTCTTGCCTGATACGTGTCTATGGTTTTGTCGTTCTCGTTTAGCTTTTGTACGAGCCTCGATCAGCCGTTCTTGAGCGTCGACAAAGTCCGTAACATAGCCAACTGATAACAAGAAGGCTGCTTCTCCTGGCTTGCCAGCTTCGAGTGCGGCTTCCCCGGCAAGCTGTAGTTGT contains these protein-coding regions:
- a CDS encoding peptidoglycan bridge formation glycyltransferase FemA/FemB family protein, with the translated sequence MIIGKICDEPSVWDEIVHDLGGHPLQLWGWGELKSAHNWSTHRVICVDDSDNTVVGGAQILVRPLPGAFKRICYIPRGPVWRAGEEQGVLSAITCYVKQYLPGVALTIEPDTDSLVLPEGWRASKNTILIPRTLILDLDNDESALLGAMTKKTRQYIRKSEREGLVVRQVKRHDDIRACLDIYHQTAERAKFPLHDDQYYYDVHEKLGESSVIFATYEGDKPTAFVWLVVSATTSFELYGGMNERGQQLRANYMLKWHSIRTCKEWGISRYDMNGLLNDGVSTFKQGFASHEDMLVGTYDYPLSSLYALWARGLPLAKKIIRQAKRLVRG
- the tsaD gene encoding tRNA (adenosine(37)-N6)-threonylcarbamoyltransferase complex transferase subunit TsaD — translated: MKVLGIESSCDETAASVVEDGRRLLSNVVVSQIDIHKHYGGVVPEIAARSHIEAINPVINQAITDANCTWDDIDAIAVTYAPGLIGSLLVGTLAARTLAILHNKPLYPVHHVEAHVYANFITEDGRPEKLVSLKPLELPSKQPAFPMLALIVSGGHTQLVLFRSHGDYELLGQTQDDAVGEAFDKVAKIIGLPYPGGVSIDRTAPLGNPNAYQFPKARLDHPYNFSFSGLKTAVLRAVQAECGKDHTFPSHKLPALLDEATRDNVSASFQRVAVDTLVDKTVKAFENYRPASVVIAGGVAASRKLREVLKERLPIDIEYAPISLCTDNAVMIAALGYYHAIAHPPTNPYALEVIPSISMTKTAWSKNE
- a CDS encoding UDP-N-acetylmuramoyl-L-alanyl-D-glutamate--2,6-diaminopimelate ligase encodes the protein MKQTLVRGVRKALPKSTVSSLENRYRLLRAKALSTRYGHPARNLRVIAVTGTNGKTTTVNYLNEILKEAGYKTAMFSTATIEVAGRAKRNDLNATVASTARMQQFFRTAKQEKVDFVVMEFPSHAIHQHKLYGVPVEMAIMTNLTQDHLDYHGTMEEYAEVKGRLFACQPKYIVLNRDDAWFDYFDKFVAGGQKITYGKLPDSEAHIDKVKLYRKGTEVTVTIDHQTRLELATNLPGEFNAYNMTAAVAAAYLLGVKLNDIVEGVANLEAVPGRFERVVEGLPYDVIVDYAHTPDGLEKLLQAARAITKNRVILVFGACGDRDKAKRPVMGGIAACLADRIFLTDEESYNEDPKAIREMIYKGIEDARGGAMKTTEVADRREAIEKALSIATKGDTVLITGMGHEVYRIINGDKKPWNDSDVVREILNDKH
- a CDS encoding peptidoglycan bridge formation glycyltransferase FemA/FemB family protein, whose translation is MSIRFANPDEIARWDELLTSNPDGGNVFQSTALAETKHLSGWIPRYLVIDNITATVLEKSVFGHGIYWYFPKGPGVTCTEELLSLLPELKQFANEQGVFAIKLEPEILETDDTHAAFRAAGLVRTAPVQPNNSTVIIDLSPDLDTILANFNQKGRHALKRAERDGIVTEAVPLTEENMQIMFDMLRSTAIGRFEASLRDYQYYRTFWQKFAKNDHGSLFFARFDGKVVASAFCMFLGKKGLYKDGASLREKVTYGASHLLQWEVIKWMKAHGVESYDLCGAPHSSAIRDDSNPLYGIGRFKTSFNKHVTDYVGCYDLVVNPTVYKRWQKFGLRLALSLSWRLKRQQWF